Sequence from the bacterium genome:
GTAAGAATTAATGCAGCAGCAAGACTCCATGAGCTAAGTTACAGTCGTCTTATGTGTGGGTTGAAAGCTGCCAATATCGATCTTGATCGTAAAGCATTGGCCGATATCGCGGTTACAGACCCGAGCACATTTCAAATTGTTGCGGAAAAAGCCAAAGAAGCACTGGCTGCCTAACGTTAAGAGGGTGCTCATTTCCCCGCATCAGGCATGAGTGTGAAGAAACCTTCGTGTGAACTCTTTTCATTCTGTGGTGGCGCCTCACCACTTTGCAGAGGCTCACACTGGTCTTGCTCGTCTGAATGTCCCCCAGTTGAGGTCTGCGAATCAATAGGTGCCTTAGAGCGTCTTTGTTTTCCTCCAGTTTCTTCGTGGAGTACTGAACAGATCTCTGGATTACTTCAAGAAGGAGCTTCTCTTGCGACTGTAGTGCTTGTTGAGAGACGAATCGTGGGTTATGCCCTGTATCGGAGTGTTCCTCCAGAGTCTGAACTGCTGCGTATTGCCATTGACCCTCGATTTCAAGGAGAGGGATATGGCAGACTTCTCATAGAAGATGGACTCTCGGTACTTGGGTCTCGAGGAGTCTCGTGTGTTTTTCTCGAGGTGGCCTCAAAGAATGAGGCTGCTCTGGCTCTTTATCGCGCAGCAAAATTTCTAGAAATAGGAAGAAGAGAAAACTACTATGAGCAGCTCAGTGATGATGCCATCGTCATGAAGCGAGACATTAACGCCATGAGTTGTTCAGATAGTGCCAGATTAGGGAAGAATGTATAAAACGATAGTGCGTCCTGTGCTCTTTCGCTTTGATTCAGAGAGAGTTCATGATTTTTCAGTAAGAGCAGCTACCATTGCAGCGAACCCGCTGGTGAGGAGTCTGCTTTCTTGTCTCTGGCGATACCAAGACCCAATCCTTCAGTGTACTGTATTTGACCGAGTATTTCCCAATCCCCTTGGACTGGCCGCAGGCTTTGATAAAAGGAGCCAAATGGTGCCTTTCCTTTCAGCCGTTGGCTTTGGTCATGTGGAGGTCGGAACTATCACTCCGAAGCCTCAAACGGGGAATGAGCGACCTCGTATTTTCCGTTTAGTTCAAGATGAAGCCATCATTAACCGTATGGGCTTTCCATCAGAAGGAATAGAGGAAGCGCTCTCGCATCTGGAGGTACTTTCGAGAATGAAATTACCAATACACGTCGGAGTGAATATTGGTAAGAACAAATCAACGGATCTTGAAAGTGCTGCTGGTGACTATCGAGTGTGTGCAAGAGCGCTCGGTCCAAAGGCTGATTGGATCACTATTAATGTCTCCTCTCCTAATACGCCAGGATTAAGAACGCTTCAAACAAGAGAAGCCCTAGAACAGATTGTGTTTGCGGTTCGTGAAGAAGTTGGTCAACAGCTGCCAGTGTTGGTAAAACTTGCCCCAGACCTGACAAGTGCACAACTTGAAGAGTTGCTACACGTTCTTGTTGACCTTGGGGTAAATGGCGTGATTGCGAGTAATACGACGATTTCTCGTGAGGGCCTTACTACAATCTCTGATGAGGCTGGAGGGCTTTCTGGCCCGCCACTCTATCGCCATACGAAAGCACGTGTAGCAGAAATAGAAGCCATTACGGAGGGAAGTCTTCCAATCATCGCAGTAGGAGGTGTTCATGACTGGCGGCAGATTGTAGAACTTCTTGTTGAAGGTGCATCACTGGTTCAGATATACACAGCATTCATTTATGAGGGCCCAGCATGGCCAAGTTCCGCACTGAAGAGAGTCGCCACTCTTTGTAAAAGTCAAGGACTAAATTCGCTTTCTGAGCTTAAAGCGAATCGTGAAATATTAAGATTTATCAACAAAATGTGAGTTTTTTGCTCACCTCGATTGAGGTGCTGGTTCAACGGAGTGGAGATTTTGAGTTCCTAAACTGAACCTGCTACTATACTTATGCTATGCAAAATAAACGTTCTATTTACCATCAGTATTGTTTGAGATTAGAAACAGAAAACAATATTGGTGAGATCGAAGGTTTACATAGCACGTTTCTCACTGCACATGTGGTGCATCTCATCCCCCAATTATATTTAACTGATACACATGCAGAGCGCGAATACCTTCCAAAAGGAAGTGCGTGTTATTGTGTGCCGCTGTAGAGGCAGTAGGACTGGATTACAGTAGGACTGAAATGCAGTAGGACTGAAATGCAGTAGAAGTAAAATGCGGCAGAAGGATGCGAAGATAAGAGCCGCGGGGAGAGTAGATGCGGACGGAGAAACGAAGCATTTGCTGCTTTAGAATGATAGCTCTGCTGAATTCGTGTGACGGGTGAGTTCGTGGGTTGAGATTTTCAGGTTGTTTATGCGGTAGATCTCGTGAGATAGCGACGGATTCTTGCCAGTTGATGATGTATTAGGCAAGAACGTGATTATAGGCAACACGGGTAGCAATTGAGTTCGTCTGAAAAACACTTTTTTTCAGACCTTTCGTTAATGTTTTGAGTGTATGCTGAGTATAGACTCGTTCCACTTTGAGGAGGCGCCTTGAAAAACCGAACATTTAAAAAGGGTGATAAGGTTGTATATCCCAAGCACGGGGTTGGGGTAATCGCGGACATAGAAGAAAAGCAAATTGCTGGGACCAGTCAGCACTTTTATCAAATCGAGTTCATATCAGGCGGCTCTAGTAAAACAAACGATATGCGGGCCATGGTGCCGCTCGCGCAGGCGGAGTCGGTGGGGCTGAGAAAAGTGGTTGATAAAAAGACGATCGACCAGGTGTTTGATATCCTGAAGGATAGGAAGGCGAAGGTTGGCACTCAGACGTGGAATCGCCGATATCGTGAGTATTCTCAAAAAATCAATACTGGCTCCGTATTTGAAATTGCTGAGGTGATTCGAGATCTCTCGGTGCTCAGTATTAACAAGGAGCTCTCGTTTGGGGAAAAGCAGATGCTTGAAAATGCCAAATCTTTATTGGCTTCAGAGATCGCTATCGCTCGTTCCCGTTCACAAGATAAAATCATGGGTGAGATATCTGGTCTGTATCAAGTTGCTACTGCTGCGCCCGTTTTGACGCAGTAACGTTTTGACGCAGTAAAAGGAAGCCTGTGGATCGGGGAGCACTTCAAGTCGCACAGGCCCGTTAATGAGAGAATCCGATTCAGCAACTGGACGCTCAGCAGGCGGCTACCCCTAGAGCGGTGGCACTATAAGCACTCGATGAGTGGAGATGCCCAGAACGTGAATGCCTCAGTCATTTCCGCTGTATTGTTTCCTGATGCGAGATGGTACAAAAATGCGCTTACGGTAAAAAGTCTACGTTCAGTCCGTCATAAGCAAGTTGAACTCCACTTGGCAATCTTTTGCTGACCTCATTGTAGTCTACAGTATGGGTCATGTGGAGCAGGAATGTTTGCTCTACCTCTAGGGAGGACGCTACGTCTATGGCTTCTGAAATTGTGAAGTGGGTCGCATGGGGCTCGTCTCTAAGTCCGTCAAGAAAGAGAGTTTTTACTCCGACTAGCAATTTCCTTGTTTCCTCTGGAATGCGATTGCAGTCAGTCGCGTACGCAAGATCTCCAATTCGCCACCCGAGTACTGGGAGATCTCCATGATACAAGAGAAGTGGAAGGATTGACTGTCCCGAGGCGTTAAAAGCAGTGCCTGCTGACACCTCATGTAGTGAGAGCTTTGCCAGTGCTCCTCCTTGATAGAGGGGATCGGGTTCAAAAATATAGTGAAAAGACTTTCTCAAGCTGGTCAGAGTCTCTTGATTGGCAAAGCAGGGGATACTGCCCTTCTTCCAGAAGTTGAAGACTCGTAAGTCGTCTGTACCAAGAATGTGGTCCGCATGAGCATGGGTATAGAGTACTGCGTCTACTCGAGAGACGTTGTGTTTGAGTGCCTGCCAGCGAAGGTCCGGACTTGCATCAATAAGTATGACTTCTTTGTTTGGTAGCGTAACAACAGATGATGTTCTGAGTCGTTTATTCTTTTGGTCTTTCGATGTGCACACTGCACAGGAACAGCCCGGAATAGGCACACCAGTCGAAGTTCCACAGCCCAGGACTGTTAGTGTTGCGTATTGTTTGCCGTGTCTCTCTGTCATGTTGGGAGAATAGTACTGGATATAGCTTTGATGCGAAACGGAAAGATCTTGGCAGTGATTATCTTGATGGATTCTTTCCAGTATGGGAGGATCTGAAGACGAGCATGGAGGTGCATAATGGCAGAGGATGAGGGATTTAAGGTAAAAGATCGTCGTCGCTTTGACGAGTCCGGAAACCGGAAAGATGCTGATGGGGAAGTGGATTCGGCGTCATCTATGACTCGGTCAGCGGCCAAAGAAGAAGTTGAGATATCAGCTCCGGATTCCAATACATCTTCATCGAGACAAGGAGCGGAAGAGAGTGAAGGGGATAGTATGGCCAAGCCCGATGGCAGTGATGAGCAGTTTATTATGAAAGACTCCCCGACAGAATCCGATGAGCATCCACCACTGGACTATAGTTCATTCATCTTGTCATTAGCCACCCAGGCGATGGTACAGCTCGGTGAAATGGAGCCTCCTCCTGGTGTGGATATTCCTAAGAACCGGCAGGCTGCAAAGCACTCTATTGATGTTCTTGAGATGCTTTCTCTCAAAACGCGAGGCAATCTTTCGGAGGCGGAGCAACGACTAACAGAGGAGATACTTCATAGCTTGCGAATAAGCTTTGTACGTTCCAAAGACTCATAGGTGTTATGGCATGCCCAGTCTTCTTTTTATGGTGAACTTTTCATATCTATTATATCGTCAAGTGACTTGTCCAAGTGGGACTTCTTGAGAGGAATGTATTCATGAACAATTCGAGGCTGGGGTGGCGGATTCGCTACGCTGTAGTGTTTTTCTCTATTTTGGTGTTTGGGGGCGTAGCTCAAGCGGAGAGCGAGAATTTATTTAGTGAGCACACTCCTGCATTAGGTGCCGAGGAGGTCGAGGCGTCTCCTGATTTCTCTCTTTTAGCAAAGTACGCACGTCGCGCAGTTGTAAACATCTCCTCTGAGACGGGGGCAGATGATGGCAATGGGGCTGATGAGGAGAAGGAGGAAGAGGGTGGTCTGTCGCCTTTCTTGAAGCGGAATAGTGAACCGCCGAGTCGCTCTCTCGGATCTGGGTTTTTTGTGAGTGAGACGGGATACATTGTTACGAACAATCACGTAATTGCAAATGGTGGAAAGATAGTCGTAAGAATCCCAGACGATAAGACAGAGTATCAGGCTGAACTGGTTGGCGCCGATTCAAAAACAGACATTGCTCTCATAAAAATTACGCCGCCCTCTTCTGTAGTTGCATTGCCTTTGGGCAATTCTGACTCTCTTGAAATCGGTGAATGGGTGATGGCGGTAGGGAATCAGTTCCAGCTCGGTCAGACATTCACTGCGGGGATTGTTTCCGCAAAAAGTCGTAGGGTTCCAGTTCGTTCAAGTGGTCCTTATGACCAATTCATTCAGACGGATGCAGCAATCAATCCGGGAAGCTCTGGAGGCCCCTTATTGAATACAAAGGGGCAAGTTGTTGGAATTAATACCGCGATATTTAGCCCAGGAAGGCAGGGATTTGGGGCGCCAGCTGCAGGATTTAATATTGGTATTGGATTTTCTGTGCCAGTAAATCTCGCGAAGGGCATTCTGCTTCAGCTCAAAGATAAAGGACGAGTTACGCGTGGTCTACTTGGAGTTATTATTCAACCAGTAACATTGGATGTCCAAGAGGCGCTTGCGCTATCAGAGGCGCGTGGTGCGCTGGTTGCAGATGTGTTGGAGGATACGCCAGCTCAAGAAGTTGGATTCCAGCGCGAGGATGTGATCCTAAGCTTCAATGGCAATCAAATTGATGAGCATGATGACCTCCCGCTCATGGTGGCGAATACCCCTGTAGGGACTACTGTGAAAGTAGGAGTAGTACGGGAAGGGAAGCAGATTGAGCTACGGCCGACCGTTGGTGAACTGAAGGATTCTCCTGAGGAAGAGAAAGAAAAGGGTAATGAATTAAAGCCAGATAAGATTGGGCTGATTATCGAGGAACTTACTCCTCGTTACTCTCGGCAGATGGGGCAGGATAAACCAGAAGGGATAGTTATTGCTCAGGTAGCCCCGAGCTCTGCTGGTGAGAAGGCAGGATTGCAACGTGGAGATATCCTACTCGAGTTTAATCGAAGACCTGTGCTCTCACCTTCTGAGTACAACAAGCTCTTGGATGACGTAACGAAAGATCAAGTCGTTCTCCTTCTGATTGCAAGAAGAGAAGGAACACGCTTTCTTACATTGAGAAATAATCAGTAGACTCTCAGGCTATCCGCACTAGACCCTGTCTGATAAGGAAGCAAACTGTATGGGAGCAATCGCGCACCCTTGGGTATCATTCAGGAGCAATCGTTTATCTGTGACCGTTTGTCCGCGACCCTCGTAAGGAGTTCTAGCACTTCTTTTGGGGAGGGAAGGTATAACGCATTAGGGATGTGTAGGTGTAGGCTTTCAATGATAACGGGGGTCACTGATTGGGTTGAGCTTTGAGCAATCTTCATCATTGAGAGATCGGTTTCATCATCGCCAACCACCAGGATATGCCTTGTGGCATGAGGTGAAGTGCCTTTGTCATTCAGATAGTGAAGAAGAGCATCTCCTTTTGATGCAGGGAGCTTCACTTCTATAACACAATCCCCCTGTTGAATTTGGAATTCGTCCGAGTGGAGAAAATTCTGCCACGTGTCTATGAAGAGACCTTGCACAATATCTCCTATTTCGGGATGAGCTCTCCAGTGGGCAGCAAATCCCTTTCCTTCTTTCTCTTCACAGACAGAGACTTCAATCTCAGGCGTCCATATTGAAGAGTCTCTGAGTCCTAGACGGAATGACTCAGAGAATTGACCTACTTTCCTCTGCACCGAATGATCAGAAGCTAAAAAGAGCTCTCTCTCATCTCCATTGCCACCTTCGGCACCGTGTAGTCCATAATACCTCACGGGCAGAGTCCCAATAAGTTCTTTGAGCTCTCCAACACTTCGCCCACTAATTACAACCACATCTACTTCAGTAAGTGATTGCAGACGCATTATTTGATGTATCGTTGCTGGAGATACCTTTGCACTATCTCGATTGACTACCTTTTCATCCAAGGTGCCGTCCTTATCTAGAATGATCAAGAGCGGACCAGAATCTGGAATACAATCTACTACAGTTGATACTGTGCTGAAGGAGGGGCTTTCGGAATGGGTAGATGGATCTTTTTCTGATGTTGGTTCTAGATTCATGAGTCTTCAGTTCCTCTGCACATAGGATATCTTGTGATTCTCCCTTAATCAATTTCTTGGATTGAGATACTCTTTCGGGCGCGAACTTCTTAAGATGCCGCAGTTATTGAGATTCTGTTCTTACCGGTATTTGAAGCAATAGTCTTCAACAGGAGACGGTCTGTCTGTGCTGATTGCAATAACACTCATGTCTCAGGTGTTCCGGTGTGCGCGGATTTTACCTGGTAGTAGCACCACCCTAAGATAATAAAGGTCAGCCATGGGAACCAGAAAAAAAACTGCATCTTTTTTACCAGAGCGAGAGCAACTACGTTGCTCAGCACAAGAAATCCTGCGGCAATTTTAATAGTGAGGTTTCGATTTTGTTTTGCCTGGACGAGAATCCAGACATAGCATGGTAGTAGCACACAAAAATCAAATGGCCAGCTGTAAGGAGATAATGCAACGCTTAGTGTGATGATAAGCATGGCAAAAGGTAGCGAGTTCAATTCTTGAGATGATCGACTCAAGAGCCAAATCACCCCAAAGAAAAGTCCTATGAGGGTCGGAAGAAATTGGTTGAGGGTGCTCTGGGAGTTGAAAAAGTACTGTAGCCAGCTTCCCAGACTTGCACTATGGAAGTAAAGAGGCGGTGCTTTGAGCGCTTCTCTATAATAAGACCAGACTTCGGGAAGGATGGCGGTAGAGATAGTGCAGAGCAATAATGTCAAAGATACAAAGGTCAGTATAATCTGCCACTTTTTTCTGTGATAGCTTCGAACAAACTCAAAGAGATAAAGCAATAGAAAAAGATGGGGTTTTACCAGTGTCAGTGTTAATCCAAAGCCAGCATATATCTCGCCGTACTTGCTAGAGGGCGATCTATAGCTCTGCAGATACATCAAGACACCTGCAAGAAAAAGTGGCGTGATTTGTCCCAGCTGAAGACAACCATAGGTGGGAACAAATAAGAGAACCACGAGAGCGCCTAAGTAGAGCAATTGGCGGGGAGAATCAGAAAAATCTTGCAGGCATTTTGCCGCAGTGAATAGGAGAATGACAATTGAAGAACAAAACCAAATCGTCGCGGCGTAGTGGAAGGGAAGAGAGAGAAATAAGCCAATCATCGGGAAGATGAATGGCGGATTCCACATTCGAATCACTTCCTCAAGAGAAGGATAGAATTGCACCTCTATCTGAAAGAGGATATCTGGATTGTATGGATTGGAACCATTCCACCAAAGGTTGGCGGCGCTATAATACTGAACGAAATCTATCAAGCCGAGTTGTAATGAAGATAACCCTTGTAACTCTGACAAATAAACTATGCCTATTGCTACAGCGAGTAAAAATATTGTTTTAAAAATACTCATTTTTCTAAACACCATTTTGTGAGAAATGTTCGGCTGGTGGCGGGTTTCTGAAGTAGTAACAGGCAGAGAGAGGGAATGAGCATCAATGAAAAAGGCATTACCTCTTTTAAGGAGACCGAGAGTCCACTAAAGAGCAAGAAAAACAGTACGAGGTGAGCCTGCTTTTTGACTGGCACTTTCTGTAACCAGATATACAAAGCGGGGAGAAACAGGGCTGCATCATAGTAGAGCGTGTGTGGAGAAATCAAAATAGCAACATTTGCAAGCATTATAATTGCATGAGCTTGGGATAAGTGAGCATCTTTCGATGTGCGCATAAGAGGTTTAAGAGAAAAGAAAAGTATGATTAGGGAAAGACCGGAAATCACAAAAGTCGCAATTGAGGCCGTCAGGTCGTCGATC
This genomic interval carries:
- the rimI gene encoding ribosomal-protein-alanine N-acetyltransferase, which codes for MSVKKPSCELFSFCGGASPLCRGSHWSCSSECPPVEVCESIGALERLCFPPVSSWSTEQISGLLQEGASLATVVLVERRIVGYALYRSVPPESELLRIAIDPRFQGEGYGRLLIEDGLSVLGSRGVSCVFLEVASKNEAALALYRAAKFLEIGRRENYYEQLSDDAIVMKRDINAMSCSDSARLGKNV
- a CDS encoding quinone-dependent dihydroorotate dehydrogenase, whose amino-acid sequence is MYKTIVRPVLFRFDSERVHDFSVRAATIAANPLVRSLLSCLWRYQDPILQCTVFDRVFPNPLGLAAGFDKRSQMVPFLSAVGFGHVEVGTITPKPQTGNERPRIFRLVQDEAIINRMGFPSEGIEEALSHLEVLSRMKLPIHVGVNIGKNKSTDLESAAGDYRVCARALGPKADWITINVSSPNTPGLRTLQTREALEQIVFAVREEVGQQLPVLVKLAPDLTSAQLEELLHVLVDLGVNGVIASNTTISREGLTTISDEAGGLSGPPLYRHTKARVAEIEAITEGSLPIIAVGGVHDWRQIVELLVEGASLVQIYTAFIYEGPAWPSSALKRVATLCKSQGLNSLSELKANREILRFINKM
- a CDS encoding CarD family transcriptional regulator, whose product is MKNRTFKKGDKVVYPKHGVGVIADIEEKQIAGTSQHFYQIEFISGGSSKTNDMRAMVPLAQAESVGLRKVVDKKTIDQVFDILKDRKAKVGTQTWNRRYREYSQKINTGSVFEIAEVIRDLSVLSINKELSFGEKQMLENAKSLLASEIAIARSRSQDKIMGEISGLYQVATAAPVLTQ
- a CDS encoding MBL fold metallo-hydrolase, producing MTERHGKQYATLTVLGCGTSTGVPIPGCSCAVCTSKDQKNKRLRTSSVVTLPNKEVILIDASPDLRWQALKHNVSRVDAVLYTHAHADHILGTDDLRVFNFWKKGSIPCFANQETLTSLRKSFHYIFEPDPLYQGGALAKLSLHEVSAGTAFNASGQSILPLLLYHGDLPVLGWRIGDLAYATDCNRIPEETRKLLVGVKTLFLDGLRDEPHATHFTISEAIDVASSLEVEQTFLLHMTHTVDYNEVSKRLPSGVQLAYDGLNVDFLP
- a CDS encoding DUF1844 domain-containing protein, with the translated sequence MAEDEGFKVKDRRRFDESGNRKDADGEVDSASSMTRSAAKEEVEISAPDSNTSSSRQGAEESEGDSMAKPDGSDEQFIMKDSPTESDEHPPLDYSSFILSLATQAMVQLGEMEPPPGVDIPKNRQAAKHSIDVLEMLSLKTRGNLSEAEQRLTEEILHSLRISFVRSKDS
- a CDS encoding Do family serine endopeptidase, producing MNNSRLGWRIRYAVVFFSILVFGGVAQAESENLFSEHTPALGAEEVEASPDFSLLAKYARRAVVNISSETGADDGNGADEEKEEEGGLSPFLKRNSEPPSRSLGSGFFVSETGYIVTNNHVIANGGKIVVRIPDDKTEYQAELVGADSKTDIALIKITPPSSVVALPLGNSDSLEIGEWVMAVGNQFQLGQTFTAGIVSAKSRRVPVRSSGPYDQFIQTDAAINPGSSGGPLLNTKGQVVGINTAIFSPGRQGFGAPAAGFNIGIGFSVPVNLAKGILLQLKDKGRVTRGLLGVIIQPVTLDVQEALALSEARGALVADVLEDTPAQEVGFQREDVILSFNGNQIDEHDDLPLMVANTPVGTTVKVGVVREGKQIELRPTVGELKDSPEEEKEKGNELKPDKIGLIIEELTPRYSRQMGQDKPEGIVIAQVAPSSAGEKAGLQRGDILLEFNRRPVLSPSEYNKLLDDVTKDQVVLLLIARREGTRFLTLRNNQ
- the otsB gene encoding trehalose-phosphatase, with the protein product MNLEPTSEKDPSTHSESPSFSTVSTVVDCIPDSGPLLIILDKDGTLDEKVVNRDSAKVSPATIHQIMRLQSLTEVDVVVISGRSVGELKELIGTLPVRYYGLHGAEGGNGDERELFLASDHSVQRKVGQFSESFRLGLRDSSIWTPEIEVSVCEEKEGKGFAAHWRAHPEIGDIVQGLFIDTWQNFLHSDEFQIQQGDCVIEVKLPASKGDALLHYLNDKGTSPHATRHILVVGDDETDLSMMKIAQSSTQSVTPVIIESLHLHIPNALYLPSPKEVLELLTRVADKRSQINDCS
- a CDS encoding DUF2029 domain-containing protein, which gives rise to MVFRKMSIFKTIFLLAVAIGIVYLSELQGLSSLQLGLIDFVQYYSAANLWWNGSNPYNPDILFQIEVQFYPSLEEVIRMWNPPFIFPMIGLFLSLPFHYAATIWFCSSIVILLFTAAKCLQDFSDSPRQLLYLGALVVLLFVPTYGCLQLGQITPLFLAGVLMYLQSYRSPSSKYGEIYAGFGLTLTLVKPHLFLLLYLFEFVRSYHRKKWQIILTFVSLTLLLCTISTAILPEVWSYYREALKAPPLYFHSASLGSWLQYFFNSQSTLNQFLPTLIGLFFGVIWLLSRSSQELNSLPFAMLIITLSVALSPYSWPFDFCVLLPCYVWILVQAKQNRNLTIKIAAGFLVLSNVVALALVKKMQFFFWFPWLTFIILGWCYYQVKSAHTGTPET